In Kiloniellales bacterium, the genomic window GGCTTGGCCGCCCAGTCTCTGATGACGGTCGCGGGCGCCGGTTCTCACTTCGGCGGGGACGGGGGGCAGGGGGCTCAGGCCGCGCGCCAGGGCGCGCAGGTAGAGGCCCGTGCCGCCGACCAGGATGGGCAGGCGGCCGGCGCCGCGGCATGCGGCGATCTCCTGCAGCGCCATCTCGCGCCACACGCCCGCGGAACAGGCCCGGGTGCCGGGCATGATGCCGTAGAGCCGGTGCGGCGCAGCGGCCAGGGCCTCGGCGTCGGGCCGCGCGGTCAGGATGTTCAGCTCCCGGTAGACCTGCATGGCGTCGGCGTTGATCACCGTGCCGCCGAAGACGCGGGCCGCCGCCAGGGCGAGGGCGGACTTGCCGCTCGCGGTTGGCCCGGTCACGATGACGACCGGCGGTTTCGCCGGTTTTGCTGCTGCGCTCAACAAAGCTATTCTTGACCGGTTTCGGGCGCGTGCGCGGAACTCTCCGCCCCATCTATAGGCCGGCCGATGTCTCTTGTCGTCACCCTCCTCGCCGCACCCGGCGCTCAAGGCCCCTTGTCCGACGCGCTCTCCGACCTCTCCTGGGCGCTGACCGAGGCCGGCGCCGCGCTCGGCCGCCCCGACTGGCTGCAGCCCGGCCGCGCCTGCGACCTGACCTTCGAGGGTGTCGCGCTCGACGCGGCGCGCGACCTGGCCGGACGGAGCCTCGCGGGACAGGCGGTGGATTTCCACGTGCAGCTGCCGGCCGGCCGGCGCAAGGCCCTGCTCCTGGCCGACATGGAGTCGACGATCATCGGCCAGGAGATGCTGGACGAGATGGCGGACATGATCGGCCGGCGCGAGGCGGTCGCGGCCGTGACCGCCCGAGCCATGGCGGGCGAGCTCGACTTCCGGGCGGCTCTGGAGGAACGGGTCGCCCTCTTCGCGGGCCAGCCCGCCTCGCTGCTCGACCAGGTAGCCGACCGCATGACCCTTAATCCCGGCGCGGCGGCGCTGGTCAAGGGGCTGCGCGAGCGGGGCATCCACACGGCGCTGGTCTCCGGCGGCTTCACCTGTTTCGCCGAGCCGATCGCCGAGACCTGCGGCTTCGACCAGGTCTTCGCCAATCGCCTGGAGGTCGTTGACGGCGCGCTGACCGGGCGCGTCCAGGAGCCGCTGCTCGACCGGGACGCCAAGCGCATCGCGCTCGAGGAGCTCTGCACCGAGCGGCAGCTCGGCCCGGAGGCCGCCTGCACGGTCGGGGACGGCGCGAACGACGCCGCCATGCTCGAGGCGGCCGGTCTGGGTGTGGCCTACCGGGGCAAGCCCCCGGCCCGCGCCGCCGCCGCCGTCAGCCTCGACCACGCCGAGCTCGACGGCATCTGCGCCCTCATGGGCCTGCGCGACGGTGGCTGAGCTTCGGCTTCGTCAGCCGTCCCGCCAGGCCCGCGACGCCTTGCAGCGGTCGCAGATCCGGTGGTGTGCGCCCTCCGACGAAAAGGTCTCTCGGCACATCAGGCAGGTTCGCCGCCGGGCTAGCTGTCCGTAGGGCATGTCCTTGCGTTGCTTGTCCATGCCTCAGTGGACGCGGAAAAGCCGTCCGCATTGGGGCGGGCCCGTGGTCTTGTCACGGCGGGGCTAGCTCTCTGCCAGTCGGCGATAGGCGCCGCGGAAGTACACCAGGGGCGGGTCCTCCGAGCCGAGCTCGATCGCCTCGACCTGGCCGGTGACGATCACGTGGTCGCCGCCGGGAAAGGCGTCGGCCAGGCGGCAATCCAGAACCGCGAGCGTTCCCGCGAGACGCGGGCAGGCGCCGTCCCCGGAGTTCGTTTCGATACCCCGCCACTTGTCGTTGCTCACCTGGGCGAAGGTGTTGGAGAGGTCGCTCTGGTCTTCCGCCAGAAGGTTGACCGCGAAGCGGCCGGCGGCCTGGAGGTCCGCCAGGTCCGGGTTGTCGGTTCCGAGGCAGAAGAGGACCAGCGGCGGCTCCAGCGACACTGAGGCGAAGGAGCTGACCGTGATGCCGATCCTGCGGCCGTCCGGCGCGGTCGAGGTGACGACCGTCACCCCGGTCGGAAAACGGCCGAGGGCCGCGCGGAAGGTTGCTGCGTCGACGGGCATGCCGCTGAGCCCCTTTCACCAGATGAAAAAAAGTCTCACCACAGAGACACAGAGATCGCGGAGAACCAAAGACTTTGTTGCGCGCGAGCGCGCGAAAACCCTCTTGTTGTTTCTCGGTGTCCTCTGTGTCTCTGTGGTGAGACCTTCTTTGTTGGCAGCATGGTGAGGATGAAGCGGTGATCACAGTGGCGGTTGCCGGGCTGGGGGCGATCGGCCTGCCGGTGGTGCGGAAGCTCGATGAGGGGATACCAGGCCTCACCCTGACGGGGGTCTCGGCGCGGGACCGTGCCGGGGCCGAGGCCAAGATGGCGGGTTTCCGAAGGTCGGTGCCGGTGCTGCCGCTGTCGGAGCTGTCCGGCGCCGCCGACGTGGTCGTCGAATGCGCGCCGGCCGCGGTCTTCGCCGAGCTGGCCGGCGCGGTGGTCGAGGCCGGGCGCACGCTCATGACCTTGAGCTGCGGCGCGCTGCTCGCGCACATGGACCTGGTCGAGCGCGCCAAAGAGACCGGCGCCCGGATCGTCATTCCGACCGGCGCGCTTCTGGGGCTCGACGCGGTGCGCGCGGCGGCGGAGGGCGAGGTCGCGCGGGTCACCCTGCTCAGCCGGAAACCGCCGACGGGCCTGGTCGGCGCGCCGTACCTGGAACAGCACGGCATTTCCCTCGAAGGACTGCAGAAGCCCCGGAAGCTCTTTGCCGGCAATGCCTACGAGGCGGCCAAGGGCTTTCCCGCCAACCTCAACGTAGCCGTGGCCCTGGCGCTGGCCGGGATCGGGCCGGAGCGCACCACCCTGGAGATCTGGGCCGATCCGGGGATCAGCCGGAACACCCACACGGTGACAGTGGAAGCCGAAGCGGCGCGCTTCGAGATGACCATCGAGAACGTGCCGTCCGAAGAGAACCCGCGCACCGGCCGACTGACGCCGCTCAGCGTCATCGCGGCGCTCCGGCGCCTGACCGCGACGCTGCAGGTCGGGACCTGACCGGCGGCGCGGACCGCTGCGGTCTTGGTCAACATTCTGACTTAGGGCTTCCTTAAGCCGCCTATGGCACCAAGTCTGGCTCAAGCCCGAGGTGCGCCATGAAGGGGCAACCCCACTGCATCGCCGTTCGATCCCGCCGCGCCGCGCGCGGCGCCGCGGCGCTGTCGGCGCTCTGGCTCGTGGTGGCGCCCGCGTTCAGCGTCCAGGCCGCCCCGCAGCCGGAATCCGGCGGCGCACGGCAGTTCGACGTGACGGTCGATCAGGGCCTGCTCAGCCTGGAAGCGCGCGAGGCGGCGCTGGCCCGCGTGCTGCGCGCGGTCGCCGAGCAGGCGGACTTCACGCTGCGCTTCCGTGGCGAGGTCGACACCCCGGTCACGCTCAGCCTCGACGGCGTTCCCCTGGAAACCGGTATCCGCCGGCTGGTCGGACGCAACAGCCTGGTGATCATGCATGATTCCAGGGACGTGAGCACCGTGCTGGTCGACGTGGCCTACGCCGCGCCGATCGTCGCCATCGAGCACGACAGGCCGGCCTTCACCCTCGACCGCATCTACGGCGACGTGACGCGCCCCGACCGGATCGGGCGGCTTCGGACGATCCGCCGGCTTGGAAAGCGCGGCGACATGCCCGCCTTGAAGGACCTCGGCCTGGTTCTCTCGCTGGAGCAGGATCCCATGCTGCGCCGCATGGCGGTCATGGGCCTGGGGTCCGCCGGACGCGACGAGGCGGTGCCGGCCCTGGCCTTCGCGCTCGGGGACCGCAACGCCTCGGTGCGCGCGCAGGCCCTGCGCGCCCTGGCGAAGATCGAGGGCGTGGCCGCGCAGGCCGCGGTCATCGAGGCCCTGGGCGACGAGGCGGCCATGGTCCGCGCCGAGGCCGTGCGCGTGCTGGGCCTGCGCGGCGGAGAGGACGCGGTGGAAGCGCTGCGCGACGTCCTGCTCGACGAGACCGACCCGGCGATCCGTCGCGACGCCGTGGCGGCGCTCGCCAAGCTGCCGGGCGAGGAGGCCGCCTTCGCGCTCGAGATCGGCGCGGCGGACCTCGATCCGGCGGTCCGCGAGACGGCCCTGGCCGCGCTCGAAGTGCGGCCCTGATCCCTTACGACTCGTCGGTTTCCAACTCGTAGACCGAGGGGCTGGTCTTGGGCACAGGCACGAAGGTGACCCGCTCGACCGCCTTGGCCAGAGGTCGCCGCAGCATCCGGTAGCCGATGTAGAGCGCGAAGAGGCCGAGGATCCCCGCCATGATCAGGAACAGGCTGCCCGGTTCGGTCGCCTCCATCGCGGCGCCGAAGACAAGCGGCCCGGCGACCGCGCCCATGGCGTAGAGCAGCAGAAGCCCGCTCGAGGTCTCGACCAGCGCCTCGGCCGGCGCGTAGTCATTGGCGTGGGCCAGCAGCAGCGCGTAGAGCGGGATCATGAAGGCCCCGTGCAGGCAGGCCAGGGCGAAGTCGGTCAGGTGGCTGGCCGGTTCGAGCCAGGCCAGCGTCAGGCCGGTCGCCACGGTGCCGAGACTGCAGAACGCGATGAGGATGCGGCGGTCGAGTCGGTCAGAGAGACGCCCCAGGGGCCACTGGGAGATCGTCCCGCCGACCAGGAAGGCGGCCATGAAGAAGGTGACCTCCGAGACGTCGAACCCGCGGCCCTGGGCGAAGACCGGACCCAGGGTCCAGAAGGCGCCGTCGATCGCCCCGATGGCCAGGCAGCCGATGGCGCCGGTCGGAGAGAGTCGGAACAGGGCGACGATGCGCAGCTTGGCGCTGGCGATCGGCCGCGGCGCCGGCGTGTCGGTCAGGGCGATCGGCACCAGGGCGAGCGAGATCACCACGGCGGTGAGGATGAAGAGCGACGGCTCGAGGGGGTCGTAGACGTTGACGGCGAGCTGCCCCGCCATGGTCACCACGTTGGTGACGATGATGTAGATCGACAGCACCTGGCCGCGCACTTCGTTGCTCGCCTGGTCGTTCAGCCAGCTCTCGACAACCATGTAGAGCACCGCGAGGCAGAGACCGGTCAGCCCGCGCAGGGCCGCCCAGGCGACCGGGTCGACCGCCAGGGGATGGATCAGGACGGTGGCCGCCAGCAGCGCCGCGAAGCCGGCGAAGCAGCGGATATGGCCGACCGTCTTGACCGCCAGGGGGCCGAGCAGGCAGCCGACGGCGAAGCCGGCGAAGTTGGCCGTGCCCATGAGGCCGATCCAGAGTGTGGAGAAGCCCTCGAGCTGCGCCCGGATGGGAATGAGCGTCATCAGCAGGCCGTAGCCGAGAAAGAGGCCGCCCGCCCCGACCAGCAGGGTCGCGATCGATCGCGTGCTCGAGCTCATCGCGCCCACTCCCCTTTTGCGGCCGTCCGACGAAGCCCGATAGCCCGGGCCGCTCCGCAAGGCAAGCCGGGAACGCCGCCGGCGCCGGCATCTCTTGCTAAGGCCATGACAGCGTAGGAAGATCGGGCACCCTATCGGCCGGAGGCTGCCCGTGACCACGACCCGAGACCCGCGCTACGACATCCTCTTCGAACCGGTCGCGATCGGGCCGGTCACGGCGCGCAACCGCTTCTACCAGGTGCCCCACTGCAACGGCATGGGCCGGGTCCACCCGAGCTCGGCGGCGGCGATGCGCGGGGTCAAGGCCCAGGGCGGCTGGGCCGTGGTCTCGACAGAAGAGGTCGAGATCCACCACACCTCCGACATTTCGCCCTACGCCGAGGGCCGCTTCTGGGACCGGGACGACGTGCCGGGCATTGCCCGCAGCGCCGAGGCGATCCACGAGTACGGCGCACTCGCCGCCATCGAGCTCTGCCACAACGGCTACAGCTCGCCCAACCGCTACTCGCGCGTGCCGCCGCTCGCTCCCACCGGCCGGCCGGTCGAGACCTACGACCCGGTGCAGGCCCGCACCATGGACAAGAGCGATATCCGCGACCTGCGGCGCTGGCACCGGGAAGCGGCGCTCCGGGCGCGCGAGGCCGGCTTCGATATCGTCTACGTCTACGCCGGCCACGACCTGGGTATTCCCATGCACTTCATCTCGCGCCGGCACAACCAGCGGACCGACGAGTACGGCGGCAGCCTTGAGAATCGCGCGCGCCTGATGCGCGAGATGATCGAGGACACCAAGGAGGCCATCGGCGACCGCTGCGCCGTGGCGGTGCGCTTCGCCGTCGACGAGCTGCTCGGCGACGAAGGGATCGCCAGCGACGCCGAGGGCCGGGAAGTGGTCGAGCTGCTGGCCGACCTGCCGGACCTCTGGGACGTCAACGTCGCCAACTGGGCCAACGATTCCGTCACCTCGCGCTTCGCCGAGGAGGGCTTCCAGGAGGCGCAGATCGCCTTCGTCAAGCAGGTCACCGGCAAGCCGGTGGTCGGCGTCGGCCGCTTCACCTCGCCCGACGCCATGGTGTCGCAGATCAAGCGCGGCGTGCTCGATCTGATCGGCGCGGCCCGGCCCTCCATCGCCGACCCCTTCCTGCCCAAGAAGATCGAGGAAGGCCGGCTCGAGGATATTCGCGAGTGCATCGGCTGCAATATCTGCGTCTCGGGCGACTTCAACGCCGTGCCGATCCGCTGCACCCAGAACCCGACCAAGGGCGAGGAGTGGCGCCGGGGCTGGCACCCCGAGGTCATCCCGGCCAAGGGCTCGGACGCCCAGATCCTGGTGGTCGGCGCCGGGCCTGCCGGACTCGAGTGCGCGCGTGCCCTGGGCCAGCGCGGCTACCGGGTGATCCTGGCGGAGGCCGGCAAGACGCTGGGCGGCCGGGTCGACCGGGAATGCCGCCTGCCCGGCCTCTCGGCCTGGGGCCGGGTTCGCGACTACCGGGTCGGTCAGATCCAGCGCATGGCCAACGTCGAGGTCTATCTGGACAGCGCCCTCGACGCCTCCATGGTGCGCGAGTTCGGGTTCGAGCAGGTCGTGCTGGCGACCGGCGCTGAGTGGCGCCGGGACGGCGTCGGGCGGGAAAACCACCGGCCGATTCCGGGCAGCGACAAGCCCTGGGTGTTCAGCCCCGACGACGTCATGGCCGGCCGGGAGATCGAGGGCCCGGTCGTCGTCTTCGACGACGATCACTTCTATCTGGGCGGCGTGCTGGCGGAACTGCTGCGCCGGCGCGGGGAGGCGGTCACGCTGGCAACGCCGGCCGCCGAGGCGTCGAGCTGGACCCACAACACGCTGGAGCAGCGGCGGATCCAGACCGGCCTTCTGGAGTCCGGCGTGGAGATCGCGGCGCACCGCAACCTGGCGTCGGTCCAAGACGGCGCGGTGGAGCTGGCCTGCACTTTCACGGACCGGCGCGAGACCCGGCCCGCGGCGGCGGTCGTCATGGTGACGTCGCGCCTGCCCGACGATGCGCTCTACCACGAGCTGGCCGGCGATCCCGGCGCGCTCGCGGCGGCGGGGATCACCTCGGTCTCCCGGATCGGCGACTGCCTGGCGCCTTCGACCATCGCGGCCGCGGTCTACAGCGGCCACCTGCACGCCCGGGAAACCGATCAGCCGTCGTCGGCGGATGTGCCCTACAGGCGCGAGATCCCGCTGGTGTCGCCGGACTGGCCGCTGAGCCGCGTGATGCAGATAAAGTGAGAGGCGTCCGTCCCGAGGGACGAAACGCCTCTGTATCTATATTGCCCCTGAAAATAACGGGCCGCTCCAGAAAGGCGTTAACTGCCTTTAGCTACCAATCGGAGCGGTTCCTCGCCGCTAATCCGAACCCTTCACCGTGCAACCATCAAAAACTAAAGAATAACTTCGAATAATTTCCAGAACTGTATTTCAATCAAAAGTAAAAATCAAGAAGAAATAGATTGCGTAAGAATTACTTCAATTAAGCTTAATAAAAAACCGGGCTTCCGGAAACGGCAGCCGGCCGGCCGGTGATGGCGTACTTCGGGTCGCTGTAGCCGGGGGTCGAGGGATGTCCCGGCGCGACCAGGGCGTCGAGGAAGGCTTCGTCCTCGGACGACCAGGCCTGGCCGATCGCGCCCAGATACTCCTGCCACTGCCCGAGGGTGCGCGGTCCGGCCAAGACGGCGGTGACCAGCGGATTGGCCAGCACCCAGTTGAAGGCCCACTGGCCCGCGGTAACGCCCTTCGCTTCGGCGCGGGCCCTGATCTGCTGTGCGATCACCAGGGATTCGCGCCGGAACTCGGTCTCCATGATCCTTTCGTCGCCCCGGCCCGCCCGGGTTTCCGGCGGGGGGCTTTGGTCGGGCTGGTACTTGCCGGTCAGCACGCCGCGGGCCAGGGGGCTGTAGGGCACGACGCCGATCCCGTGATGGCCGCAGGCCGGCAGGATCTCGACCTCCGGCTGCCGGTCCATGGCGTTGTAGTAGGGCTGGCAGACCACGGGTTTCGGCAGGCCCAGCGCCGCCGCCCGGTGGACGACCTCGGCGATGCGCCAGCCGCGGTAGTTGCTGAGTCCGTAGAACCGCGCCTTGCCCGCCCGCAGGACGTCGCCGACCGCCGCCAGGGTCTCATCCAGCGGTACGTCGGGCACGTCGAGGTGCAGGTAGTAGACGTCGACGTAGTCCGTGTTCAGGCGGCGCAGGGAATCGTCGATCGCCTGGAGCACCCACTTGCGGCCGAGTCCGCTCTCGTTCGGCCGGCCGCTCATGGGATTGCCGACCTTGGTCGCCAGCACCCAGCGGTCGCGGTCCTGCGCGATCAGGCGGCCGACCATGGCCTCCGAGGCGCCGCGGCTGTAGACGTCGGCCGTGTCGATGAAGTTGACGCCGGCATCCCGGGCCGACGCGACGATGCGCTCGGCCTCGGGCTCGTCGGTGCGGTCGCCGAACATCATGGTGCCGAGGCAGATCGGCGAGACCATCAGGCCGCTTCGTCCGAGCGGGCGGTAGTCCATGGGGCGGTCCCTTTCCTTGGCTTGTCTCCGGTGGAGGCTCAGCCGGGGCCGCCTCCGTTCGGCGCCGCTTCGCTCTGCAGCGCCTCGATCACCGTCTCGCACTTGTTGCGCAGGTGCCGCTTGAGCACCTGGGCGAGCGCGACGCCGTCCCGCGCCTCGAGCGCACGCAGGATCTCCTCGTGCTCGGCGACCGCCGCAGCCCAGCGGTCCCGCGACATGTTGGCGACGTAGCGGGCGCGCCGGATACGCCCGGCGAGTCCCCGGTAGAGCGTCACCAGGGTCGGATTGCCGGCCCAGTCGAGGATCCTCTCGTGGATCTGCTGGTTCAGCCGGAAATAGGGCGCGAGCTCTCCGCGTTCGTAGTGCAGCACCATCTGATAGTGCAGCGCCCGGACCTCGGCGAGCCCCTCGGTCGTGATGCGTTGGGCGGCCAGTTCTCCGGCCAGGGCCTCGAGCGCCCCCATGACGGGAAAGAGCTCCTCGACCGCCTCCACGGTCAGCTGGGCGACCCTGGCGCCCCGGTTCGGCGCCAGCTCCAGGAGGCCCTCGGAGGCGAGCACCTTGAGCGCTTCCCGGAGCGGCGTGCGCGAGACCTGGAAGCGGTCGCAGAGCTCGCGCTCCGGCACCCGCGTGCCAGGGGCCAGCTCGCCCTCGACGATCAGCGTGCGCAGGCGGCCGGTCAGCTGGTCGTGCAGCGAGGGGCGGGCGATCGGCCCGGCGTCGGGACTGGGTTGTTCGGCGCGTGCGGCTTCGGGCGGCATCATTGCGCGGCCTCCCGGCTCTCTTCTTTCAGGGCGTCGGCCAGCACCCGGGCGACGTGCAGCGGTTCGCGCCCCAGGGCATCCGCGACCTGATGCCGGCAGGAGGTGCCGTCGGCGACCCAGAGAGCGTCGTCACCGGCCTCCCGCAGGGCCGGCAGCAGCGACAGCTCCGCCATCTTCATCGAGACCTCGTAGGTCTCCGCGCCGTAGCCGAAGGCGCCCGCCATGCCGCAACAGCTCGACGCCACCGTCTCGACGTCGAGCTCGGGGATCAGACCGAGCACCTTCTCGACCGCGCCCATGGCCCCGAAGGCCTTCTGGTGGCAATGGCCGTGAAGCATGGCGCGGGACTTGCCCAAGGGCCCGAGCTCGAGCGCGAGGCGCCCCCGGTCGGCCTCGGCGGCAAGGAACTCCTCGAACAGCAGCGCCGAGCCGGCCAGGGCCTCGGTCTCGGCGCCCGGCAGCAGGGCCATGAACTCGTCGCGCAGGGTCAGCAGGCAGGAGGGCTCGAGGCCGACCACGGGCAGTCCGCGGGCGACCAGGGGCGCCAGCGCCGCGGCGGTGCGCCGGGCCTCGCGGCGCGCCTCCTCGACCAGGCCCGCGGCCAGGTAGGTGCGTCCGCAGCAGAGCGGCCGGCCGCCGTCGAGCGGCCGAGGCGCGTGCAGCCGGTAGCCGGCGGCGGTGAGCACCTTCTGGGCGGCGCGCAGGTTGTCCGGCTCGAAATAGCGGTTGAAGGTGTCGGCCAGCAGCACGACCTCCGGCCCGCCTTCCGCGCCGCTTTCCGCCGGCGCGTCGAAGACGTCGCGGCGCCAGCGGGGCAGGCGGCGGCGGGCGCTCAGCCCCAGGGCCTTCTCGCTCAGGCCGGCCAGTCCAGGAACCTTATCCCGCAGGTTGGAGAGCGGCGCCAGGGCCGCCGCCAGCCGCGCGTAGCGCGGCAGGTGGGCGACCAGCCTGTCGCGCAGGGAGAGGCCGTGCTCGCGGTTGTAGTGATGCAGGAACTCGACCTTCATGCGCGCCATGTCGACGCCGGTCGGGCATTCCCGCTTGCAGCCCTTGCAGCCGACGCAGAGCTTCATCGCCTCGGCCATCTCCGGGCTGGTCAGGGCGCCGGGCCCGAGCTGTCCGGAGAGGGCGAGGCGCAGGCTGTTGGCCCGGCCGCGCGTGACGTGCTGCTCGTCGCCGGTCACCCGGTAGGAGGGGCACATCACCGCGGCGTCGCGCTTGCGGCAGGCGCCGTTGTTGTTGCACATCTCGACCGCGCCGGCGAAGCCGCCCCAGGCCGACCAGTCGAGCGCCGGCGCCGGCGCCTCGGTGCGGTAGCCCGGCTTGAAGCGGAACAGGCTGCGGTCGTCCATCTTCGGCGGATCGACGATCTTGCCCGGGTTCATCAGGCCCTTGGGGTCGAAGGCCTGCTTGACCTCCTTGAAGGCCTGGACCATGCGGTCGCCGAACATGGCGCCGTGGAACTCCGAGCGCACCAGGCCGTCGCCGTGCTCGCCCGAGTGGGAGCCCTTGTACTCGCGCACCATGGCGAAGGCTTCCTCGGCGATGGCGCGCATCTTCCTGACGTCGGCCTCCTGCTTCATGTTGAGGATGGGCCGCACGTGCAGGCAGCCGACCGAGGCGTGGGCGTACCAGGTGCCTTCCGTGCCGTGCTTGTGGAACACCTGGGTCAGGCGGTCGGTGTACTCCGCGAGGTCTTCCAGGGCGACCGCGCAGTCCTCGATGAAGGAGACCGGTTTGCCGTCGCCCTTCATGGACATCATGATGTTGAGGCCGGCCTTGCGCACTTCCCAGACCGCCTGCTGGAAGCTCGGCTCGGTCGCCTCGACCACGGCGTTGGGGAACCCCAGCTCGGCCATCAGGGCGACCAGGTCCTTGAGCTTGCGCTGCTGCGCCGCAAGGTCCTCGCCCGCGAACTCGACCAGCAGCAGCGCCGCCGGTTCGCCCCTGACGAAGGCCTCGATGGTGCTTCGGTAGAGCGGGATGTCGCGCGCCAGGTCGATCATGGTGCGGTCCGCCAGCTCGACCGCGCTCGGATCCAGGGCCACCAGGTGGCGGGTCGCGTCCATGGCCTCGTAGAAGGTCGGGAAGTGGCAGACGCCCAGCACCTTGTTCTCGGGGATCGGCTGGAGATCGAGCTCAATCGCCGTGGTGAAGCCGAGCGTGCCCTCTGAGCCGACCAGGAGGTGGGCCAGGTTGGCTGGCTCGTTGCCGGCCAGGGTATCGATGTTGTAGCCGCCGACCCGGCGCATCAGCTTGGGAAAGCGCCGGTTGATCTCGCCGGCCTCGCGCCGGCCGAGGGCGAGCAGCCGTTCGGTCAGCGCCGCAGGAGGCGCGGAGGGCGGCGCGGCGCCGCCGTGCCCGTTGCCCAGCCTGCCGAAGGTGTGGACGCCGCCGTCGCCGATGACCGCCTCGATCGCCCGCACGTTGTCGCGCATGGTGCCGTAGCGCAGCGAACGGGCGCCGCAGGAGTTGTTGCCCGCCATGCCGCCCAGCGTGGCCCGGCTGCCGGTCGAGATGTCCACC contains:
- a CDS encoding FAD-binding and (Fe-S)-binding domain-containing protein translates to MTQQSPALEPGDGALRARLAREIEGEVLFDAFSRGRYSTDASIYQIEPLGVVIPAGVEDVVRTIEIAGEAGAPILARGGGTSQCGQTVGRAIVVDVSKHLNKVVGFDAEKRRVTVQPGMVLDRLNAFLKPHGLMFPVDISTGSRATLGGMAGNNSCGARSLRYGTMRDNVRAIEAVIGDGGVHTFGRLGNGHGGAAPPSAPPAALTERLLALGRREAGEINRRFPKLMRRVGGYNIDTLAGNEPANLAHLLVGSEGTLGFTTAIELDLQPIPENKVLGVCHFPTFYEAMDATRHLVALDPSAVELADRTMIDLARDIPLYRSTIEAFVRGEPAALLLVEFAGEDLAAQQRKLKDLVALMAELGFPNAVVEATEPSFQQAVWEVRKAGLNIMMSMKGDGKPVSFIEDCAVALEDLAEYTDRLTQVFHKHGTEGTWYAHASVGCLHVRPILNMKQEADVRKMRAIAEEAFAMVREYKGSHSGEHGDGLVRSEFHGAMFGDRMVQAFKEVKQAFDPKGLMNPGKIVDPPKMDDRSLFRFKPGYRTEAPAPALDWSAWGGFAGAVEMCNNNGACRKRDAAVMCPSYRVTGDEQHVTRGRANSLRLALSGQLGPGALTSPEMAEAMKLCVGCKGCKRECPTGVDMARMKVEFLHHYNREHGLSLRDRLVAHLPRYARLAAALAPLSNLRDKVPGLAGLSEKALGLSARRRLPRWRRDVFDAPAESGAEGGPEVVLLADTFNRYFEPDNLRAAQKVLTAAGYRLHAPRPLDGGRPLCCGRTYLAAGLVEEARREARRTAAALAPLVARGLPVVGLEPSCLLTLRDEFMALLPGAETEALAGSALLFEEFLAAEADRGRLALELGPLGKSRAMLHGHCHQKAFGAMGAVEKVLGLIPELDVETVASSCCGMAGAFGYGAETYEVSMKMAELSLLPALREAGDDALWVADGTSCRHQVADALGREPLHVARVLADALKEESREAAQ